The Kwoniella dejecticola CBS 10117 chromosome 6, complete sequence sequence accccctaaccccctaacccaTCCTCCCTCACCGCCCGCATCCTCGACGATGCAGATCATAAAGATGGCAGAATAAATCAACGGAAGCTCGCCATCTGAATCACGTCAATCACACGCTATTGTTCAGAGACGGGCGTCTTCACTTCCATCACCCTCTTTTCCTCACATGCGACCTGGGCTTGCAACGCCAAGAGTCCTATAATCCCCGTTCTAACATCGTTGAAGTGATCCGCTACATTGGTGGgcagaggaaagaaggaagactgTAGCTAATCGTTTTTGTTAGAACGGGGATTATAGGACTCTTGGCGTTGCAAGCCCAGGTCGCATGTGAGGAAAAGAGGGTGATGGAAGTGAAGACGCCCGTCTCTGAACAATAGCGTGTGATTGACGTGATTCAGATGGCGAGCTTCCGTTGATTTATTCTGCCATCTTTATGATCTGCATCGTCGAGGATGCGGGCGGTGAGGGAGGATGACATGTTACATGGTACTTTTGAGTACGTGGTTGAAATTAGAGCGATGGAATGACTATATACCTTCCGGTTTGGCtaccttcctcttctcccttgtacccgtcagctcatcctccatctcctgaTACGATACGGGCAGTAACGGGTTTCCTGCAAGGCGataatgatcagcttgatgtccGGGGGAATTGGTCAAACATAGCGGTTCTAGTGATAGGGAAGACCAAAGCGGCTGGGAGCTAGATGGGACATGAAGAAAAGGGCTAGGTAGGAGAATCTGAACGCCAGGGCAAGTAGGGGGTTCGGGCAAGTGAGCAGAGAGAAATTAAAGCCAAAGTACAAGGGGAATGAGTTACAAGGTAGTCCGGTTTCACTAGCGATACGAAGGGAAGTGAGATGCAGATGTTGGGTAGTTGAGCCAGATTAGAGACACGTCAGTAGTCGGGACCCCAGAAGAGTTTAAAGAAAGATTGGGTGAAATCGAAGCGGACCGAAGGGCTGCAGAACGGGCAACAGCGACAGGGAGTATGATAAGaggtgaagaaagaagtAGGCGCAGGGCGATAGCGATGACGGACGGATTCAAGCGAGAACAGTGAAAAGCAAGGCGTCCGCGTAGAAGAGGCATGCGGTTGGGAGACGAATATtcgggaggaggaaggttCGAGCCGTCTCATGAGCTCGAAAAGAGATCAACTCTTGTGCGCGAGGTCGCAAAGACACATATAGCGCGTTCGTATCTgcaaaagggaaagagaaggcgaGGAGATATGGGATTGAAGGGGATGAGGCAATGAGGTGTAGTCAATGAGGAAGGTGTTTTCGAAAGGTAGCAGATCAAACGGTTGATGAGCAGAGAGGTATCTCAACGGGGGAAGGGAGGTGACCAAAGGGTGAGACGGgaagaagagccaagaaTTCTCAGATCAAGGAATATTgaggcggaagcggatcCGGGAGACAGATCGAAGGAGCCGGCACTCACCAGCTTCCGACACAGCGTACATGACGCCCAATTCATTCGCAGCGGTAGATAGATAATAACTCCTCGCGTCTCCCAGAGAGAGCTGTTGGGTATCACGAACGTCAGCTGTGACCTTGTGGGCTTGTCTAAAAGCATGATCGTCTGATTAGATGTGGGTGTCAAAGACATTCGGTCCTCCTGCTAGTCCTGTCCATCTGCGAAGTCTTGCATCTTaatcttctccagctctccCGTTTGTTTGACCGTCTGCGACATCGTCAATGAAGAAGGGCGACAGATCCCACGCTCTCGCGACCCGCAGCAGTCGAGCGAGCAATGGATGTATCGTTTCTCTCTCCTGGTCTTCACGCCCTCCAGCCCCTTGTCCCCTCTCCTCAGCCCTGCGATCGAGTTACGTATCCACTCACcaccttggccttgaccAGATCCCCCAGCCTGAAACACTCtcccatcttgatcttatCCCTCTCCGTCAACCGTATATCACTTATCCTGATCACCCCCTGGAACTCTTCGCTTGTCTCGGGCAACGGGCGGTCGTTCGAGGTTGTGAGTGTCAGATGGGCTTGTTGGGGGGTCAGACGGGATACCTGCAGCCCATACGTATATATGTCAGCGACCTATTGATGAGCATCGAGCTGCTTCGAATCGTTTTCTTGATGATGTGTGTAACGTGTGCAAAGAGGGGCCATCTGATATGAGCGATGACTCACCGTGCCGATGACCTTACAATCGACGATTATCAGCCATGTTGTCCTCCAACCGCGGGCGGCATATAAGGACTACTCACCACAGACCCCACATCAGGCGTGTTCCCGCTCTCCTCTCGTCCAATCACGCTGACCACCTGACCACAACAGACTCATCAGCTATTTTCGCAACGCAGAACTACATTGAGGGAGTCGCGAAGCCAAGAATTGATAATCAACTTACCGATCCATCACGCCTTGGTATACCTACTATGCTAGCCAGTATCCTCCCATTCGACTCGTAGCATCCCGATCCGCATGCTGGGAGTGGAGGAGCGGTGAGGCTGGAAGGAAGTGGTTGGCCTGGAAGGAGTATCGTCGAAGAGGACATGGTAATTGAGGGGTATGATTGGGTGTTCAAGCGAGAGCTCTGGAATGGCTTCGAAAGCGAATTTGATGGCGCACTCGGTGCTGCGTGACGTCCTGATGAGCCTGGCCGCTGATACGACGATCTCTCTGATGCTGCGAGGAGCTGCTGTATCTCCAagagttgatgatggtgttAATGAGAAAGGTTGAAAAGGCAATCACCTCCACATGCATCTTCAACTTTTTCACTCATGGACAATTGATCCCGTTAGTACCAACCCCACGCTCATCGCTCATGCATCTGAACATACACGCAGGCATTATCATAAACATGTGCATGTGCTATATCCCGCAAATAGAAGCAGAAACGATGTATGTAAAGCCAAATCAACCCCCTAAAGCATAAAAGTCAATGGCTGCTCCATGTACTCCTTGAACGCCTTCAACCACCTGGCACCAACAGCTCCATCCACCGTTCGGTGATCCGACGACAAGGTCGCCTTCATCACTTGGACACTCTTGAATCCCTTGGGGTCCTCAGGGGCCAACTCCAACTTGGTCGATGTCTTACCAATAGCCAAGATACACGATTGAGGCGGGTTGATGATCGCTGTGAAGTTGTCGACGCCGAACATTCCCAAGTTGGAGATGGTGAATGTACCTCCCTGGTATTCCTCGGGTTTCAATTTACCGTCTCTTGCCTTGGAAGCTAGTTGTTTGGTCTCTGCGGAGATGGTGGCGAGTCCCTTCGCACCGACATCCTTGATTATAGGTGTGATCAGTCCGTTCGGGGTAGCGACGGCGACGCAGATGTCGGCCTTTTTGTATTGCCTGATAACGTCGCCCAACCACGCGGAGTTGGCTTCAGGGACCTCGGCGAGAGCGAGGGACGCGGCCTTGACGACTAGGGGTGTGTCAGCGGGGGTGCAGCTATGCAAGTTCATTGAGGGAAGAGAACCCACTAAAGTCGTTAACGGAGAGCTTGGTCTTGCCTTCACCAGCCTTGTTGAACATCTCTCGGAGTTTCAGCAGTCGGTCTGGAGTCATGACATCGTCAGTACGGGCTATTTCGTCGGTTCGAGGCACAACTCACCCATGTTCACTTCGACGGTCAAGTAGTAATGGGGCAATTGCTGCTTGGACTCGGTCAATCGTTTACCGATGGTCTTTCGCATATTGGAAGTGGGGATGTCCTCGTATTCGGCTGGGGCGGCGGGAGCAGCTTTGCCTGGGGTGGTGGTGGCTCCGGAGGTAGGGGTGGTAGCGGcagcggaggatgatgagccgCCCTTGAACTTCTCGACGTCGGCCTGGAAGTCATGAAGAACGTTGAGTCAGTTCTGTTGTCTACTGAGACGTTCACTAGCCCGCCGCAgccactcaccttgacgatTCTTCCCTCGGGTCCAGACCCCTTGATCTCCGCCAACGGGATACCCTTCTCCAAAGCGATCTTTCTAGCCAAAGGCGAGGCAAAGAATTTAGgcttttctccttgtcctggTAACTCGGGCACTTGCTGAGCTTCGGTTCCGGCGTTTCCTGATCCGTACTTGGTCTCATCGGCGGGTGTTCCCAAAGAAGGTGTCTTGGATTCGGAGGAGGATTCTTTCTTGGACTCCTGTTGTTGCTCTTTGGGTGcgtcctcttctttcttctgcgGTGGTGCGGAGCTTTCACCCTCCGAAGCTAGTTTGTCGGCACCTGACAAgtcgtctccttcttccccgaTGACGGCGATCGGGGTTCCGACAGCGATTCCCTTGGCACCGTCGTTGACCTGATAGAGAGGCACGTAGTGTCAGCGATACCTTTACCtcgaagagcaagagagCGACCAAGATGATCCGGCGTAGTCAAAGGGGAACAGGAAGACAACCATAGGTCAGAAACAGATGAAACGGGTAAGGATTGTAGGGCGGAAAACCGTGAGTCCAAGACAATTCGCAGCGATGGAGGAAGACCTGCCAAGGCAGCCaggagagaggagaagtaCCCGATCATTCAGACTGAAAATAGTAGCGATGAAAGGCGTATTGATCGAGTTCGCGTAGGCAGTTTCGACCGAAGTTCTCAAGGTGAATGCTAAGATAGCGAAATGGCAAACGACCAGGCAATAGAAAGATGGCAGAGACGGGAGTGTAGGATGTGAACTCGCAGCTGGAAGATCATTCACAGTAATTTCGAAACATCAAATATTTACGGCCAGGAAGAAGCAGCGAAGAGGGTAGAGTGAAAGGGACGACTGTGCAATCAGGAGAGGCGTATATGAAGAACATTGCGGGGTCTGCCTTCCCAGACAACTCGCGGTAATTGTTGAACATCAGGTGGAAGTAATGGAAAATGGCAGGAAGACGAGAGAAAAGAGCAACGAGGCAACCACATAAAGcaaagaaggcaaaggcaagaGTTATGCTGGGATGCACGACTCCGACGTAATTCGCAGGGCTTCACGAAGGTTAGATGACCAGAGGCAGAAAGAGACACCGAAGAAGGggcagaagagggagaagatgatgagaattcAGCCAGAGGGGAGTGAAGTGAAAATCCTTCCGCTCTCTCCTGACACATCCCCCTCTTTCACGAAGTGGGTATAGCAATAAAGCGTCGTTCAAAACGAGAAGCACCAGTAACACATCAAAATGAAGTCCTCAAGACTCCAGAGCCTCGCCTAAAGCAAAGACTGATCCACTCACAATGATCTTTGCCAAAACACCATCATCCTGAGCCTCGACATCGATCGTAGCCTTGTCCGTCTCAATCTCCACCAAGACATCTCCCGCAGCGTACGAGtctccctccttcaccttccacGAGGCGATACCTCCCTCAGTCATTGTGGGGGACATGGCGGGCATCGAGAATTTGCTGAGCGCGGACGCAGGGGACGAGGTTCGGAGGGCTGCGCGGGGGAGCAAAAGGTGGTGTAGGAGTCCGGACGCATCCAGTCAGTAATAGACAGTTCGAGGTTGCGTGTTCATATTCGTGTTCGTATTCGTACCCAGGTTCGAGTAATTGATTAGTGATGGTCAAATGTCAGCAACATACTACACATTTAAGCGAgaaaattgatcaagacccaaacccaaactcaaactcacacCTCGAGACAAGCAGTTGCTTTCTCAGACCGGCCGAAGCTGATCGCTTGGCTACGTGAGCAAAGGACATCATCTTGGTTGAGATGTTGGTGGGTCGATGATGCTTTTGAGGAGTTGAGAAGGGGCTGTTATAGGATGAAATTTGTGGAAATGATAAATGTTCGGGAGATGCATGTTGTTGGGGAGTAAGTGACGGCGAACGCGGTCCGTCAGGATCATCCGAAATGCCACATTGACCAAATTACCGAAATCCCATGTACGCAAGCATGAGAAACACGTGGTCAACGATACGCTCCGAGTATAACGGATGAGCAGGGGATAGAGGATAGCTCTTGACGATGCCGACCAACATTAcagtgagaaggagaacTCGCAGCTGGAACATCAGAGCACATCTGAAGACCTTCTCACAACACTGGGAGTACACGGAGCCCGTCCAACATTGTCTGATTAGATCCATACACTGCGAACGCCTTTGCAAGGCTCGCCCTCTTCTCGTTGCGCCACGAGCCAAGGAGAAGTTCCCGTTCTTTTTGCTCTGGATCGGTCGTGCGCGTCgggcatcagcatcgtgtGTGGTTGTTGGAACTGCCTGTTGCTAGCCTCGAGCCTTTGCAGCCAATTCGCACGTCTCTCCCCTTTAGCTTTTCGCTTTATGCTTTCACTCTCGATAGCTGCTGCACCGGGCAAATCCGATTGAATTCCATCGAAACGCGTGATTACAGTTTGATTCATTACGATTGGTTTAGTACAGAGCTTAATGGTGATTACAATTGATTACGATGATGACAGGAATTCCCATTACGATTCTTTCTAATTACGCCTGACCGATTCCGGCGCCGTATGGGCGTCAATCTGATCCTCCATTCatatcactcactcagcaTATATCATCCTCCGCATACCGACTCATCCTCAAGATAGTATACCCATACCTCGATAACTGATACTCGATCCAGAATGCCCCCCTCGTCGAAAGATGACCCGTTCCAAACCAGCTCCAACAGCGACGCCCCCTCAACATCTCCTAACATCGCACGATCCCTCGGTATCGCCAGAGAAATGCACAGCCCTTCCCCGCCTAGTGGACCTACCATCCCCAACATCCCTCCGAGGGgctcattctcttcctcgaccaGACCagtcttctcagcttccttcaaATCCCCAGGTGGCCTTACACCCCCAATCCAACGATCGGGCTCACCAGCCAACGCCAACGGCCATAACAACCAACAGCCTTCGAAAAAGGCTTCGAGCGATAATCTCCTAGGAAGGAAGAGTTCTCTCTCATCCACCAACCTCAAGAAGAGTGACAACTCCCCTTCCAACACCAAGTCCTCCGCTCTGACAGCTGCTCTATCCTCTACATCTCCCTCAGCCTCAGGCTCAAATACAAACTTGACCAGTCTGCGCCCTTCCCTCTCGCGTAAATCCTCCTCCTCGGTATCTGGCACCTCCACGCCAAAGAAcaacaagggcaaagagaaggacaGCCAAGCCGACGACGCAGGAGCAGGCGATTCCAACTTCTCGAACGTAGCTGAGATCTCCAACGAAGAGAAGGCGAAAGTACTTCGAAGACATCTTGTATCAGCCGAAGAGAGGGAACAGTCCAAAGCGCCTACACCTACAGCGGTCGAAGGTGGCACCACACCGGTCAAAGATAAGTCTCCGCCTAGATCAGCGAGTATCAACGAGGAGAACAAGCTTGCAGCTGTAGCTGCTGCCGGCGACAGTGGATATGGGAGTACGGAGATTAGTGTgagaggtgaagaagatgatcaattTGCTGTGCCGTACGATGCGCTAGGTAGCGATGTGACGTGAGTCCAaccttctcgtcttcgtcattgtTGTCTTCTTCCTAGGTCTCGCTAGTACCGTAGAATCAGAGGGACCGCTGACAGCGTATACATACAGCCACGACCTGTACAAATGGCAACACACCCACCGACCAGATCAACCCGTCCgatccgcttccttctcccataTCCCTCTTGACAGATCCGCCATCCTCGACCCGACTTTGGCACATATCAAAGAGCCCGGAGGATTCAGGAGGAACTTCGTCAGTACTCGAGCTGCCGAGCAGGGGCTGGAGGCGCCTAATATGGTTAGGAACGTTGTGGACTTCCTTTTCCTTTATGGTCATTTCGTGCGTATCCCCATGTGCAATCGTAACAACCTTGATCCCATGATCACGCATAGCTAACTCAGAGCACCCTGTCAGGCCGGAGAAGACCtcaacgaagatgacgatctagacgaagaagaggacgaagaatCCTTCCCCGCTATCGCATCGACCTCTGGAGCATACGCCAGAAGACCCTTCACTGCGGACCAAGATGGAATACCACCCCAAGCGATAGCTCGAGGTGAACGAGCGCCGTTGTTGGGAAGTACAAAGAGAGGGATGAGCATGACACGTCACAGAAGGACTAAATCCGGTGCTGCCTCCGGAGGGACCGCCACGACGACTCAAGCattgttgatgctgttgaagGGTTTCGTGGGGACCGGTATCTTGTTCATGGGCAAGGCGTGAGTTGGCTTCACACTCTGACGATGGAGAATCCTGCTGATTCGCTTCCCATTCCGACCGGACAGCT is a genomic window containing:
- a CDS encoding pyruvate dehydrogenase complex dihydrolipoamide acetyltransferase, with translation MMSFAHVAKRSASAGLRKQLLVSRSLRTSSPASALSKFSMPAMSPTMTEGGIASWKVKEGDSYAAGDVLVEIETDKATIDVEAQDDGVLAKIIVNDGAKGIAVGTPIAVIGEEGDDLSGADKLASEGESSAPPQKKEEDAPKEQQQESKKESSSESKTPSLGTPADETKYGSGNAGTEAQQVPELPGQGEKPKFFASPLARKIALEKGIPLAEIKGSGPEGRIVKADVEKFKGGSSSSAAATTPTSGATTTPGKAAPAAPAEYEDIPTSNMRKTIGKRLTESKQQLPHYYLTVEVNMDRLLKLREMFNKAGEGKTKLSVNDFIVKAASLALAEVPEANSAWLGDVIRQYKKADICVAVATPNGLITPIIKDVGAKGLATISAETKQLASKARDGKLKPEEYQGGTFTISNLGMFGVDNFTAIINPPQSCILAIGKTSTKLELAPEDPKGFKSVQVMKATLSSDHRTVDGAVGARWLKAFKEYMEQPLTFML